One window of the Pieris brassicae chromosome 4, ilPieBrab1.1, whole genome shotgun sequence genome contains the following:
- the LOC123708319 gene encoding uncharacterized protein LOC123708319, translated as MRFKFSPRIKPRSALFCRDTIVKGVMVNYGNLIKLLWSSSLDIDIKPNAQSEFNYLVLEVTDGEMYLYFCLVVLSCKISTTLQKNIKNSDIETLIEQLDNNNGSIESTTSNTPGNSSRIIYFKSVTEPKIFKGQPSNVENMKEDNESLDFVYDDTYDNELPNFRRSEHNRSLNKIDTLQNLEKQVKSKAELQAAGSHISNTKTPLSGGSILPNFVIDQIVYEESESNTNFKSTIEELEKKITSHNEKERYKFSRLFQEIKNLYNELDELKKVQEQLNRTQEILTRKDNSANERSGNALNLPTPKCCLKTNNPVRYPMQHHKHANPFVNQLPIINNYPKTFSLPNLPYLRTIPKRFSSNFNNNQGFVHHIPLFKYFH; from the exons ATGCGTTTCAAATTTTCGCCACGAATTAAACCACGCTCGGCTTTGTTTTGCCGTGATACGATAGTTAAAGGAGTTATGGTCAATTATggtaacttaattaaattgctCTGGAGCTCCAGTCTAGATATCGACATTAAACCGAATGCCCAATCGGAATTCAATTACCTTGTGTTAGAAGTGACGGACGGTGAAATGtatctttattttt GCTTAGTGGTATTGTCATGTAAAATTTCAACAAccttgcaaaaaaatattaaaaattctgaTATAGAGACTTTAATTGAGcaattagataataataatggaagTATAGAATCGACGACATCAAATACTCCGGGAAACAGTTCgaggattatttattttaaatcagtgACAgaacctaaaatatttaaaggacAACCGAGTAATGTCGAGAATATGAAGGAAGATAATGAATCTCTTGACTTTGTTTATGATGATACATATGATAATGAGCTGCCTAATTTTAGAAGGAGTGAACATAATAGGtctctaaataaaatagacaCATTACAAAACTTAGAAAAACAAGTTAAATCTAAAGCGGAATTGCAAGCCGCTGGAAGTCACAtttcaaatacaaaaacaccTCTCAGCGGAGGAAGTATTTTACCAAACTTTGTTATAGATCAAATTGTTTACGAAGAAAGTGAAAGTAATACTAACTTCAAAAGTACAATTGAAGaactagaaaaaaaaatcaccagCCACAATGAAAAGGAAAGATACAAATTCTCACGTCTGTTTCAAGAGATAAAAAATCTCTACAACGAATTAGACGAATTGAAAAAAGTACAAGAGCAACTAAATAGAACTCAGGAAATTCTTACACGTAAGGACAATTCAGCAAATGAGCGGTCGGGTAATGCATTGAATTTGCCCACACCAAAATGTTGTTTGAAGACGAATAATCCAGTTAGATATCCAATGCAGCATCACAAACATGCAAACCCATTTGTGAACCAATTgccaattattaataactacccCAAAACGTTCTCTCTACCAAACTTACCTTATTTACGAACAATACCCAAACGCTTttcatcaaattttaataataatcaggGGTTCGTACATCACATCCCATTGTTTAAATACTTTCATTAG
- the LOC123709104 gene encoding IQ and ubiquitin-like domain-containing protein, producing the protein MLRVTDMNPRETEGIAPNPDCIKGVVACQCELGREKLLTAPPYKKFSLIKDDEEKSRILTAPCTRETEQYKCPISHILVTFKSPLHPNEVFNKVFPSNTPIKYVKRKLAKLLSVSNNNLLLTKNRNVLKETSVLSELKTDTLGNLTVDVFTKDSEDFSLSTVPKDSYVHDLLQSVIPKKKTMAFIAIKFRVRNQNGIFTRSYHSIIKIHEIKKNLGGIFQVEPDNLVLLRGEHPLKDRMALLDLDYDKYGIVEVELLTKDNVQLSLDKLYRELPMNDVLTVMVPFGSTVKHINVEIFSEPIQKPFLGGYRNVHTGATYHHAFTQTPQKPEKLVSDDKTCRDTQTAEMREKIYDTAYSRATQMNTVHAYIPNVTDRILVPGKYETYDEMIARLNHDHYATIIQRAFRHHQFRQKVHRWLKECMERIARMKEEERLEREAMERRLRGDLITKTFPKTREDFDQLYSMVDRWKHAEIARISQLHSKGPKIAEFTLLLDKEVELLRCIEAYRIQVKEDSRKIKEKQFLEEISKPFAWYGRDGKLITMDTVETQKARKLKELYNSFLRDDMETNERIEILVDMKFALQEFRHPLAEEIINLLDRECDLLVRRCDQHQLDFLRRRITASLFQLIKTSELNSGVTKCKDIREYREMQNDRLYFCEMCHQVKLYKDFPLNAKISGFLVCTSCSWKDVNERSWVDMTPYKFILRAVQRDERKRKCWSSFAFVLQEKDIFFIVEKLWHSHSAISECRDLSELRLCRWHVDEDWSPWNCFLVTVQEMKAHLRLERPEDVYDEELVQKVQNKHKLAKANFEQLMSVNKRFTESGDWPAIRAPAVARTKAVDII; encoded by the exons ATGTTGCGTGTTACAGACATGAATCCGAGAGAAACTGAAGGAATCGCGCCTAACCCAGATTGTATTAAAGGAGTGGTCGCTTGTCAATGTGAATTAGGGCGTGAGAAGCTGCTTACTGCGCCACCgtataaaaagtttagtttaataaaagatgATGAAGAGAAATCTCGAATCCTCACTGCTCCCTGTACAAGAGAAACGGAGCAGTACAAATGCCCAATCAGTCATATTCTGGTCACATTCAAGTCCCCATTACACCCTAACGAAGTGTTCAACAAAGTCTTCCCATCGAATACACCTATTAAATATGTCAAACGCAAGTTAGCCAAACTACTATCTGTGTCAAACAATAATCTTTTACTTACAAAAAATAGAAACGTGTTGAAGGAAACCAGTGTTCTCTCAGAGCTGAAAACTGATACCCTAGGAAACCTAACAGTCGATGTCTTCACAAAGGATTCAGAAGATTTCTCCTTATCCACAGTTCCAAAAGACTCCTACGTTCATGATCTCCTTCAATCAGTCATTCCAAAGAAGAAAACCATGGCATTTATAGCAATCAAATTCCGAGTACGAAATCAGAACGGAATTTTTACTCGCTCATACCATTCTATAATAAAGATTCacgaaattaagaaaaatttgGGTGGTATCTTTCAAGTTGAGCCCgataatttagttttgttgAGAGGTGAACACCCGCTGAAGGATCGCATGGCTCTTCTGGACTTGGATTATGATAAATACGGAATCGTGGAGGTGGAATTGTTAACCAAAGATAATGTACAACTAAGTTTGGATAAGCTTTATAGGGAATTGCCTATGAACGACGTGCTTACAGTAATGGTCCCCTTCGGTAGCACCGTGAAGCATATAaatgttgaaatattttctGAACCCATACAAAAGCCATTTCTTGGCGGTTACAGAAATGTTCATACAG ggGCAACGTATCACCATGCATTCACGCAAACACCACAAAAACCAGAAAAGCTTGTGTCGGATGATAAAACGTGTCGCGATACACAAACAGCCGAAAtgcgagaaaaaatatac GACACAGCGTACAGCCGAGCCACTCAAATGAACACAGTACACGCTTACATCCCCAACGTAACTGACAGGATTTTGGTGCCGGGAAAATATGAAACCTATGACGAAATGATCGCGAGACTGAATCACGACCACTACGCCACTATCATTCAACGAGCCTTTAGGCACCATCAATTCAGACAGAAAGTTCACAGATGGCTAAAAGAATGCAT GGAGAGAATAGCAAGGATGAAAGAGGAAGAAAGATTGGAACGTGAAGCTATGGAACGTCGTTTACGCGGAGATCTTATCACCAAAACGTTTCCAAAGACACGAGAAGATTTCGATCAACTTTATTCAATG GTCGATCGCTGGAAACACGCAGAAATTGCTAGAATATCTCAGTTACACTCAAAAGGACCGAAAATCGCCGAATTTACATTGCTTCTTGATAAGGAAGTTGAACTGCTGCGATGTATTGAAGCCTATCGAATTCAAGTGAAGGAGGACAGccgaaaaataaaagaaaaacagtTCCTAGAAGAAATATCGAAACCATTCGCGTGGTATGGACGGGATGGGAAACTAATAACGATGGATACTGTTGAAACCCAGAAGGCGAGGAAACTTAAGGAGCTGTACAACTCATTTCTCCGCGATGACATGGAGACAAATGAGAGAATAGAAATACTAGTCGATATGAAGTTTGCCCTACAAGAGTTCCGCCACCCTTTAGCGGAAGAAATTATAAACCTTCTCGATAGAGAGTGTGACCTTCTCGTCCGGAGATGTGACCAACATCAATTGGATTTTTTAAGGCGTAGAATTACAGCCAGTCTTTTCCAACTGATAAAGACATCTGAATTAAACTCGGGCGTAACCAAATGCAAGGATATAAGAGAATATAGAGAAATGCAAAACGACAGGCTATACTTTTGCGAAATGTGCCATCAAGTTAAGCTCTACAAAGATTTTCCGTTGAATGCGAAAATAAGCGGGTTCTTAGTGTGCACGTCGTGCTCATGGAAGGATGTCAACGAACGCAGTTGGGTGGATATGACGCCATATAAGTTTATACTTAGAGCTGTGCAACGCGACGAGAGAAAGCGAAAATGTTGGAGTTCATTTGCATTTGTTTTACAAGAAAAGGACATATTTTTCATCGTTGAGAAGCTGTGGCACTCGCATTCAGCCATAAGCGAATGCCGGGATTTATCAGAGCTCAGATTATGTAGGTGGCACGTTGACGAAGACTGGTCGCCGTGGAACTGTTTCCTCGTAACCGTCCAAGAGATGAAAGCTCACCTGAGGCTGGAGAGACCTGAAGATGTGTACGATGAGGAACTAGTACAAAAAGTCCAGAATAAGCATAAGCTTGCGAAAGCAAACTTTGAGCAGCTGATGTCAGTAAACAAACGTTTCACGGAGAGTGGTGATTGGCCAGCAATTCGCGCTCCGGCAGTCGCGAGAACAAAAGCGGTTGATATAATATGA